A window of Streptomyces marispadix contains these coding sequences:
- a CDS encoding response regulator transcription factor gives MPGGRPPGTIRVLLADDEHLIRGALAALLALEEDLTIVAEAASGPEALAMARANEPDVAVLDLQMPGADGVQVATDLRDELPSCRTMIVTSHARPGHLKRALAAGVRGFVPKTASAQQLAEIIRSVHEGTRYVDPELAADAISTGDSPLTAREAELLALAANGSPVAEIAERVSLTPGTVRNYLSAATAKLGAENRHAAARMARERGWL, from the coding sequence GTGCCCGGCGGCCGGCCGCCCGGCACCATCCGCGTTCTGCTCGCCGACGACGAGCATCTGATCCGGGGCGCGCTGGCCGCGCTTCTCGCGCTGGAGGAGGACCTGACGATCGTCGCCGAGGCGGCGTCCGGGCCTGAGGCGCTGGCGATGGCCCGCGCGAACGAACCCGACGTGGCCGTACTGGACTTGCAGATGCCGGGCGCGGACGGCGTGCAGGTCGCCACGGACCTGCGTGACGAACTGCCCTCGTGCCGGACCATGATCGTGACCAGCCACGCCCGTCCGGGCCATCTCAAGCGCGCTCTCGCGGCAGGCGTCAGGGGCTTCGTCCCGAAGACCGCCTCCGCGCAGCAGCTCGCGGAGATCATCCGCAGCGTGCACGAGGGAACCCGTTACGTGGACCCGGAGTTGGCGGCCGACGCGATCAGCACTGGCGACTCCCCGCTGACGGCCCGCGAGGCCGAGCTGCTCGCCCTGGCGGCGAACGGCTCCCCCGTGGCGGAGATCGCCGAGCGCGTCTCGCTCACGCCCGGCACCGTACGCAACTACCTCTCGGCGGCGACCGCGAAGCTCGGTGCGGAGAACAGACACGCGGCGGCACGCATGGCGCGCGAGCGCGGCTGGCTCTGA
- a CDS encoding alpha/beta fold hydrolase → MKSLAKKLTSTFLGPVPISRSRALAISERLTAMTSLTSSLEYITHQRQIRRGGLNDWTIARKMHASSTRPTRRFLDAVGNQRTTQALHIARIAASAALLAPGNSRWRGAANVFLGVSNAALYPRHRYGTDGSDQVSSFVQTAAGLARLSTQPAVQDALLWYVALQANLSYLVSGWVKLLGQPWRDGSALNGIMRTRTYGHEGLWKLTNRYPVPSRYLAHGVLALECLFPVAYAKGGALARPFMASAAAFHLANGYFMGLGRFVTAFEAMHPMVAYTSAPKDHPAVAGRDDRMLKATASMAAIGVTIAGFLAAMRRMRATDPWPHGKVLTSRHGNELHYNERISDDERSPVLVFGTGMISTTEHFGWVTDKLVEESDYGIITYSRAGYGPSKRRSTGPYTLQESVDDLVDLVRGSVAEGRDVYLAGHSLGGEIARRAAVELGGRVKGVIYLDSSHPDELTRSKQQQEAADRLKDGLNMFTRSLRAGLGATLVRPKWVHDLPAEVRSRAFAQYADSKLWQTGMREWDATEADFRRFEGDLPAIEAHALVLSAQRTVDRDPEQLLMHNELGAAHRGGGRVVHNSVIEGADHDTMLTDARLGGDVGRRILDFLREAEAAQDGRAGSSQAGGARNKGGQSKGNQSKEAR, encoded by the coding sequence GTGAAATCGCTTGCCAAAAAGCTGACCTCGACATTTCTCGGGCCGGTCCCGATCTCCCGTAGCCGTGCGCTTGCAATTTCCGAGCGGCTGACGGCGATGACTTCGCTCACATCGAGTCTCGAATACATCACCCACCAGCGGCAGATACGCCGCGGAGGGCTCAACGACTGGACGATCGCGCGGAAGATGCACGCCTCGTCGACGCGTCCCACCAGGCGCTTTCTGGACGCCGTAGGAAATCAACGGACCACGCAGGCACTGCACATCGCGCGAATCGCGGCGAGCGCCGCGCTGCTCGCCCCCGGCAACTCCCGCTGGCGGGGCGCCGCCAACGTCTTTCTCGGCGTGAGCAACGCCGCCCTCTATCCGCGCCACCGCTACGGAACGGACGGCTCCGACCAGGTCTCCTCGTTCGTCCAGACGGCCGCCGGACTGGCCCGGCTCTCCACCCAACCCGCCGTCCAGGACGCGCTGTTGTGGTACGTGGCCCTACAGGCGAACCTGTCCTATCTGGTCTCCGGCTGGGTGAAGCTGCTGGGGCAGCCCTGGCGTGACGGCTCCGCGCTCAACGGCATCATGCGCACCCGTACCTACGGGCACGAGGGCCTGTGGAAGTTGACCAACCGCTACCCGGTGCCCTCCCGTTATCTCGCGCACGGCGTGCTCGCCCTGGAGTGCCTGTTCCCAGTGGCGTACGCCAAAGGCGGTGCGCTGGCACGGCCGTTCATGGCGAGCGCCGCGGCCTTCCATCTGGCCAACGGCTACTTCATGGGCCTCGGCCGCTTCGTCACCGCCTTCGAGGCGATGCACCCGATGGTCGCCTACACCAGCGCGCCCAAGGACCACCCGGCGGTCGCGGGCCGCGACGACCGCATGCTGAAGGCCACCGCCTCCATGGCCGCCATCGGTGTGACCATTGCGGGTTTCCTCGCGGCGATGCGGAGGATGCGCGCCACCGACCCCTGGCCGCACGGCAAGGTGCTCACCAGCCGCCACGGCAACGAACTCCACTACAACGAGCGGATCTCCGACGACGAGAGGTCACCGGTGCTGGTGTTCGGTACCGGGATGATCTCCACGACGGAGCACTTCGGCTGGGTCACCGACAAGCTCGTCGAGGAGAGCGACTACGGGATCATCACCTACAGCCGCGCCGGGTACGGGCCGAGCAAGCGCCGCAGCACAGGGCCGTACACCCTCCAGGAGTCGGTCGACGATCTGGTCGACCTGGTACGGGGGTCGGTGGCCGAGGGCCGCGACGTCTACCTCGCGGGGCACTCGCTCGGCGGTGAGATCGCACGCCGTGCGGCCGTCGAACTCGGCGGCCGCGTAAAGGGCGTGATCTACCTCGACAGTTCCCACCCGGACGAGCTGACCCGCTCCAAGCAGCAGCAGGAGGCCGCGGACCGGCTGAAGGACGGGCTGAACATGTTCACGCGCAGCCTGCGGGCCGGGCTCGGTGCCACGCTCGTACGTCCCAAGTGGGTGCACGACCTGCCCGCGGAGGTACGCAGCCGGGCGTTCGCTCAGTACGCGGACAGCAAGCTGTGGCAGACCGGCATGCGCGAATGGGACGCCACGGAGGCCGACTTCCGCCGCTTCGAGGGGGACCTGCCGGCGATCGAGGCGCACGCGCTGGTGCTGTCGGCGCAGCGGACCGTCGACCGCGACCCCGAACAGCTCCTGATGCACAACGAGTTGGGCGCCGCACACCGCGGCGGGGGACGCGTCGTACACAACTCGGTGATCGAGGGCGCCGACCACGACACGATGCTCACGGACGCCCGCCTCGGCGGCGACGTGGGACGCCGGATTCTGGACTTCCTCCGCGAGGCGGAGGCCGCACAGGACGGCCGGGCCGGGAGCAGCCAGGCCGGGGGCGCCCGGAACAAGGGCGGTCAGTCCAAGGGGAACCAGTCCAAGGAGGCACGATGA